The genomic interval GCGGTAGGACTCGCCGATCGCGGTGAACGCCACGTTCACGACGAACACGTCCAGCATCGCCATGAAGGCGGCCGAACACAGGATCCACACGATCGCGGTCGAATGATCACGGCCCGGCCGCCGTGCCGTTGGTCCGGCCGCCGTCGTCTCGGCCACTACGTCATCCATCCGGCGTCCCTTCTTGTACGCGCCGTATATCGGCCCGCAAAGCATACGGCCGTACGTACTTATAGGGCAAGCCGCGCTCAGCTGGACAGAAAGCGCAACAGCTCCGCGATGACGGGAATCGGCTCGCGTACCGGAATGCCACGGCCGCCGAAATCGTGCCGACGACGGCCGCGTCGCGAATGGCCGGCCGCTCGGCGAGCAGCAGGTGCACACAGCGCGAGCGTGGCCTCGTCGTACCCGGTCGGCGAGCCGGTGCTGTCGCCCGGTCCGGGTAGATCGATCGCCCGTATCCGGCAAGGATTCTCGCGGTTTCGGCGACTGCGGTAGCTCGCCCGACCGGATTACGGCGTGGTACTGCTCCGGTCGCCGTGGTGCGAGGCAGTGCCGGGCACGGTCGCGGCGGGGCGGGCGCCGGTGAGGTGTTCTCGGAGGAAGGCGAGGATTTCGGCGCGGGCGGGCTTGGCCTGTGGCACCAGGCCCGGGAGGGCGAGGAAGGCATGCGGCGCGCCGGGGTATTCGGCGAGGCGGGCAGGGGTGCCCGACTCGAGCAGCCGTTCGGCGTAGCGGCGGCCCTGGTCGGCGATCGGGTCCAGGGTGGGTACGACCACGAGCGCCGGCGGCAGGGCGCCTAGGTCGTCGGCGTAGAGCGGGGATACGGCGCGCGCGTCGGCGCCGGGCGGGACGGCCAAGCGGTGGAACAGGCGCATCTTGTCGACCGTGAGAGTCGGGCAGTCCCCGTGCTTTTCGAACGAGGGATAGTCCAGCATCGTCTCGGTCACATCGGCGGCGGGATTGACCAGGACCTGGGCCCGCACGGGCAGGGCGGCCGCCTTGGCGCGCACCGCGACCAGCGCGCTGACCAGCCCGCCGGTGCTCTCACCGGCGAGCGCTACCCGGGCCGGGTCGATGCCGTGGTCCGCGGCGTTTCGCACGAGGTGCCGCAGCACGTCCCAGCCGTCGTCGACGACCGCCGTCAGCGGGATGCCCGGGGCCAGCAGGCGGTGTTCGACCGATACGACGACCGCGGGCAGGCGGGCGGCGAAATGGCTGTTGGCCCAGTCACATTGGGCGGCCGTGCCCACGAAACCACCACCGTGCACATGCAGGACGAGCGGCAGCGCGCCCGGGCCGCCGCGCCGTGGCCGGTACACCCGCACCGGGAGGACGCGATCGGGCAACGTCACGTCCTCCCACCGGATCGTGACACCGCGCTCGGGTAATCCGGTGACCACCCGGAACAGCCGCGATCCCGCCTTGCGGTTCGCCGCGTCCCGGAAGGTGACCAATTCCTCGGCCGTCATGGTCAGCCAGTCCGGCTCCTTCTGCAGGCGATACACCAGCCCGATGCGTCGTGGCATCCGCCCCGCGCCGATCGCGTCGTTCATGAATCCTCCTCGATCGCCCCCGCGCCGACCGGCACCACGCCACGCCCACGCGAACTCCACACATGCCCGCCAGCATCACCGACCCCACCACCCACCGTCTTGGAGAAATGTTCCCGGCGGCACGAATCCACGACCGCAGGTGGGTTGCGCGTGTTCTCGACCGCAGGGCGAGTCGCGCCCGGGTCAACGGCGTGGGGCGTACTCCGGGGTGGCCCAGGCGACCGGGTCCACTGCCAGCCAGGGGGCGGTGGGTAGGGCCGCGGGGGTCAGGTGGGCGAAGGCCATGACCTCTCGGTGGAGGTGGGATTGGTCGGTGTAGCCGCCGGCGGCGGCTACCGCGGCCGGGGTGTGGCCGGCGGCGAGGCGGTGGGCGGCGTGGTCGAAGCGGATCAGCCGGGCGGCTCGTTTGGGCGTCAGGCCGATCTGGGAACGGAAGCGGGACCACAGGCGTTTGCGGCTCCAGCCCGCCTCGGCGGCCAGGCCCTCGACTCGAATCCGCCCCTGGCTCAGGGAAATTCGCTGCCAGGCGAAGGCGACCTCGGGGTCGACCGCGCGACCGGCCGCGGCACGCCGGGCGAGTACGGACTTCGCGAGCGCGAACCGCTCGTCCCACGACGCGGTGGCGTGCATCCGGTCCTGGATTCGGGCGGCGTCGCGGCCCCACACGTCCGCGAGCGGCACCACCGTATCGCCGAGATCGCCTGGCACGCCGAGTATTTCGTGCGCCACCACGGGCGAGAGCCGCACCTGCAGCAGATCGATGACTTGCCCGCTGCCGCGCATGCCGACGGGATGCAGACCGACCACGGCACTGCCGTGCTGCCGAGCGCCGCCGGAGGCGTCGATGAACGACGCGTCGCCGAGGTCGAGGAAAATCGTCAGGGCCGGGTACGG from Nocardia wallacei carries:
- a CDS encoding alpha/beta hydrolase: MNDAIGAGRMPRRIGLVYRLQKEPDWLTMTAEELVTFRDAANRKAGSRLFRVVTGLPERGVTIRWEDVTLPDRVLPVRVYRPRRGGPGALPLVLHVHGGGFVGTAAQCDWANSHFAARLPAVVVSVEHRLLAPGIPLTAVVDDGWDVLRHLVRNAADHGIDPARVALAGESTGGLVSALVAVRAKAAALPVRAQVLVNPAADVTETMLDYPSFEKHGDCPTLTVDKMRLFHRLAVPPGADARAVSPLYADDLGALPPALVVVPTLDPIADQGRRYAERLLESGTPARLAEYPGAPHAFLALPGLVPQAKPARAEILAFLREHLTGARPAATVPGTASHHGDRSSTTP
- a CDS encoding AraC family transcriptional regulator, which gives rise to MVGPSGGVSMAGFRGRASDRAELPVVPYPALTIFLDLGDASFIDASGGARQHGSAVVGLHPVGMRGSGQVIDLLQVRLSPVVAHEILGVPGDLGDTVVPLADVWGRDAARIQDRMHATASWDERFALAKSVLARRAAAGRAVDPEVAFAWQRISLSQGRIRVEGLAAEAGWSRKRLWSRFRSQIGLTPKRAARLIRFDHAAHRLAAGHTPAAVAAAGGYTDQSHLHREVMAFAHLTPAALPTAPWLAVDPVAWATPEYAPRR